In Streptomyces sp. NBC_01717, one DNA window encodes the following:
- the tpiA gene encoding triose-phosphate isomerase: MSTRTPLMAGNWKMNLNHLEAIAHVQKLAFALADKDYDAVEVAVLPPFTDLRSVQTLVDGDKLKIKYGAQDISAHDSGAYTGEISGPMLAKLKCTYVAIGHSERRQYHHETDEIVNAKIKAAYKNGLTPILCVGEEESVREEGRHVAYTLAQVDGALKEIPAEQAESIVIAYEPVWAIGTGKVCGADDAQEVCGAIRGRLAELYSQELADAVRIQYGGSVKSGNVAEIMAKPDIDGALIGGAALDADEFVKIVRFRDQ; the protein is encoded by the coding sequence ATGAGCACCCGTACCCCGCTGATGGCGGGCAACTGGAAGATGAACCTCAACCACCTCGAGGCCATCGCACACGTCCAGAAGCTCGCCTTCGCCCTGGCCGACAAGGACTACGACGCCGTCGAGGTCGCCGTCCTGCCGCCCTTCACCGACCTGCGCTCGGTGCAGACGCTGGTCGACGGCGACAAACTGAAGATCAAGTACGGCGCCCAGGACATCTCGGCGCACGACTCCGGCGCGTACACCGGCGAGATCTCCGGTCCCATGCTCGCCAAGCTGAAGTGCACCTATGTGGCCATCGGCCACTCCGAGCGGCGCCAGTACCACCACGAGACCGACGAGATCGTCAACGCCAAGATCAAGGCCGCGTACAAGAACGGCCTCACCCCGATCCTGTGCGTCGGCGAGGAGGAGTCGGTCCGCGAGGAGGGGCGCCACGTCGCGTACACCCTCGCGCAGGTCGACGGCGCGCTCAAGGAGATCCCGGCCGAGCAGGCCGAGTCCATCGTGATCGCGTACGAGCCGGTCTGGGCCATCGGGACCGGCAAGGTCTGCGGCGCCGACGACGCCCAGGAGGTCTGCGGGGCGATCCGCGGCCGGCTCGCCGAGCTGTACTCCCAGGAGCTGGCCGACGCGGTCCGCATCCAGTACGGCGGCTCCGTGAAGTCGGGGAATGTCGCGGAGATCATGGCGAAGCCCGACATCGACGGTGCCCTGATCGGTGGCGCCGCTCTCGACGCCGACGAATTCGTCAAGATCGTCCGCTTCCGCGACCAGTGA
- the secG gene encoding preprotein translocase subunit SecG: protein MVMGFSIALIVFSLLLMLLVLMHKGKGGGLSDMFGGGMQSSVGGSSVAERNLDRITVVVGLGWFACIIVLGLLMKLDN from the coding sequence GTGGTTATGGGGTTCTCGATCGCCCTGATCGTCTTCAGCCTGCTGCTGATGCTGCTGGTGCTGATGCACAAGGGAAAGGGCGGCGGCCTCTCCGACATGTTCGGTGGCGGTATGCAGTCGTCCGTCGGTGGCTCGTCGGTCGCCGAGCGAAACCTCGACCGGATCACCGTGGTGGTCGGTCTGGGATGGTTCGCGTGCATTATTGTGCTTGGTCTGCTGATGAAGCTGGACAACTGA